A stretch of the Aegilops tauschii subsp. strangulata cultivar AL8/78 chromosome 4, Aet v6.0, whole genome shotgun sequence genome encodes the following:
- the LOC109754266 gene encoding uncharacterized protein isoform X2 has product MNHTPPHNEEDAGNKRKLDIARFDDPSDSDDDEEYNSGDEVEEWNHKSFIEHEANKIREKGKAAYYKWGKFRCPYCTTKPIPKDGLYEHLMSHARGLAKSGSDVKIRAEHAALLKAVGPI; this is encoded by the exons ATGAACCACACACCTCCACAC AATGAGGAAGATGCTGGCAACAAGAGGAAGCTGGACATCGCTAGGTTCGACGACCCGTCTGATtctgacgacgacgaggag TACAACTCTGGAGATGAGGTGGAAGAGTGGAACCACAAGTCCTTCATTGAGCATGAAGCCAACAAGATCAGGGAGAAGGGGAAGGCGGCGTACTACAAGTGGGGCAAGTTCAGGTGCCCATACTGCACCACTAAGCCAATTCCCAAGGATGGGCTGTATGAGCACCTTATGTCGCATGCACGCGGTTTAGCGAAGAGTGGGAGCGATGTGAAGATCAGGGCAGAGCATGCAGCCCTCCTGAAGGCTGTGGGTCCCATCTAG